The Synechococcus sp. RS9916 DNA segment TGCCGTCAATGGCATTGATGTTGGCCAACAAGGTGGGAGGAATCGGATCGTCGATGCTCAGCACCATCACCGCATCACCACGCACGATCCGGCGTCCCACCTGCATCGAGGCGATATTGACATTGTGCTCGCCGAGCACAGACCCCAACTGACCAATGATTCCCGGCATATCCCGGTGACGGGTGAAGAGCATGTGACGGCTGGGCGGCACATTCACTGGGAATTCATCAATCGTGGTGACCCGCAGCTCACCATCGGCAAACACCGCACCGGTGACACTGTGCCCCCCCTGGGACCCACGTGTGGTGAGCTGAAGCGAACCACCAGCGAAATCGCGGCTTGCCTCATCCTTCACTTCCAAGACGTGAATGCCGCGGGCTTTGGCCTCAAGGGCTGCGTTCACATAGTTGATCCGTTCCCCGAGCGCATTGGACAGCAAACCCTTCAGCGCTGCGATCACCAGAGGCTGGGAGGGATGCTCGGAGAATTCACCCTGAAGACGCACTTCAAGCTCCTCCACCTGACCGCCGGCCAATTGGCTGATCAGCAGACCCAACGTTTCCGCGAGCTGCAGATGGGGCTTCAAGCGCTCCATGATCTCGGCACTGAGGCCTGGGATGTTGACCGCACTGCGGGCCGGCAGCCCCAACAACACGTCGCGAATCTGCTCCGCCACATCGGTGGCGACATTCTCTTGGGCTTCTTCGGTGGAAGCGCCTAGGTGCGGCGTGAGCACGAGGCCCCGTTGCACCTTCCGCAGCGGGGAATCTTCCGCCAGAGGCTCGCTGGCAAACACATCCACACCAGCACCGGCGATCACCCCGTTTTCGATCGCTTCAGCCAGGGCCGCTTCATCGATGATTCCGCCCCGGGCACAGTTCACCAGACGCGCCGTGGATTTCATGCTGCGCAGCAGCTCAGCATTCACCAGGTTTTCGGTGTCGGGAGTGCGGGGGATATGCAGCGTGATGTAGTCCGCTGAGCTGAACAGATCCGGCAGCTGGGTGAGGCGCACCTGCATTTGCTGGGCGCGCTCAAGCGAGACAAACGGGTCATAGGCGATGACCTCCATGCCCATGGCCTTGGCCACCTTGGCCACATGGGAGCCGATCTTGCCGAGGCCGACCACCCCTAAAACCTTTTTATAAAGCTCGTTTCCGACGTATTTCTTGCGATCCCAGGCGCCCTCACGCATGGAGGCATGGGCCTGGGGGACATGGCGGGAGAGGGAGAGCAGCAAAGCAAGGGCATGCTCAGCCGCCGCAATGGTGTTGCCCTCTGGGGAATTCACCACAAGCACGCCTCGCTGCGTCGCAGCGGGGACGTCCACGTTGTCGACGCCGACTCCGGCCCGCCCCACGATGCGGAGCTTGTCGGCGGCCGCGATCACATCGGCGGTCACTTGCGTGCCGGAGCGGATCATCAAGGCGTCGTATTCACCGATGATCGATTTCAGCTCTTCTGGGCTGAGACCGGTGCGCTGATCGACCTGGGCCACCTGGCTCAGGATGTCGATGCCGGCCTGATCAATGGGGTCGGAAACCAGAACTTTTGTCATCAACCGGCGAAAGACTGCCGTGGGCCACTGTAAAGACAGGCCCGCAGGCCAGAATCGAACGCTCTCAGGGACTCACCCATGCCTGTCTGCGTGCTGGTGCTGAAGGAACAAGAAGCCGCCGCATCGCTGGAACAGAAGCTGCGGGCCAATGGCCTGCCCCTTCAGCGCTGCCTGTTGGTGTCGCCTGCGAAGGGCAGTGCCGATGGCGTGTCCTTCGACTCGGTGGATCTGCTCAACTTGAAAAAGGCGCGCCAGCAGCGCCAGCGCACCATGGCCCGCTGGCTGCTCCCATTTGGGTTCATGGCGGGGCTGACCTTCACGCAGATCACCACCCTCGAAACCTTTGCCGCCCTCGGCCCCTGGGGCCAACCTGTGATGGGTGGCCTGCTGGGGATGGGATCAGGCCTGATGGGCAGTTACGCCGCCGCCGCCAGCGTTCCTTCTGACAACGAAGACGGCGTTCGCATCCTGCGGAACCGCCACGAAGAGAACCGCTGGTTGCTGCTGCTGGAAACGCCCACCGGCATCGAACCACCGTGGCAACTGCTGCAGAGTGCTCGACCGATTCAGGTGGTGCGCCTCAACGACCTGTGAGGCTGCCGCGACAAGCCTTGCTGCAAGGCAGCCAAGATCCCGAAGGCCTCGACGCATTGATCGACGTGGCCGACCAAGTCCTGCGCACCTGGCAGCCCCAATGGTCGTGCTTTGTCTCAGCGCCCCTGCGGGAAGACGCGGTCCAACGTCTGGCCGTCCTGACCGAGCTGCAAATCCACGCTGATGGAGGACGACCGGAAGCGGAACGACAGCGGTTGCTGATCAGCCGCTGCGAAGGCGGCACCGTCCCCCAAGAGGAGCATCCCCTGCCCGTGATGGGGCTGGAGGTGGAAGGCAACTTCCTGTTCGACCCCGTGGACCCCCACGACATGCGTGCGGCGATTCTGGAACTGGGCATCGAGGCCGGGCATCTCGGCGACCTTTGGATCCGCGGCGATCGTGGAGCCCAGCTGCTCTGCACACCTGAAGCAGCCGTGGCACTCCATGGCCGTAGCGGCCGTGTTCGCGATGTGGACATCCAGCTCGAGGAGCGGCCGGTGGCGTCGCTGCAATTGCCGCAGAGCCGCGTCCCCAAACGGTTCGCCAGCGTCGAAGCCTCCTGCCGACTCGACGCCATTGCCTCAGCGGGCTTCGGCCTCTCCCGGGCAAAGGTGGTGGATCAGATCCGCAGCGGGCGTTTGCGCCTCAACTGGCAATCCGTTCGCCAAGCCAGCAAAGATCTGAGAGTGGGTGATCGACTGCAGCTGCAAGATCGCGGCAGCGTGGAGGTGCTGGCTCTCGAACGCACCAAAAAAGACCGCTGGAGGGTTCACATGGAACGCCGCTAAGCACGGAACAGCCAACTCCAAATTCAGACCGGCTGCTACATTCTTTGGCGCACCAATGAGGTGCAAACCGCTTTCACTACAAAGTGAACTGTCGGGCGATTAGCTCAGGGGTAGAGCACTACATTGACATTGTAGGAGTCACTGGTTCAAATCCAGTATCGCCCATATCCCTTGCAGGGGAATGAAAGTCCATGAAGTCCAGCGTAGTTGTGGGCCTTGGACGTTCAGGAGTCGGAGCCGCCAAGCTGCTTCACTCTCAAGGCCATCAAGTCACCGTTCTGGAATCGCAATCCAAGGACAGCGCCAATGCATCAGCGTTGCGCCAATTGGGTGTCGATGTCCGTCTCGGCTGTCCCCTGATTCCCGACCCGTTTGCGTCGTGGACAGATCCTTTGGATCAGGTGGTGATTAGCCCAGGCATTCCCTGGGATCACCCCACCCTCGGGAGCCTTCGCCAACAAGACATTGCCGTCTGCGGCGAAATGGCCGTGGCCTGGGACGCGCTGTCGCACCGCCCCTGGATCGGGATCACCGGCACGAACGGTAAAACCACGGTCACCCACTTGCTGCAACACGTGCTGAGTCATGCAGGACTGCAGGCACCCATGGCGGGCAATGTGGGGCACTCCGCCGCCGAGTTGGCGCTTGCCTGCAGCTCAGGTCATCTGCCACAGCCCGATTGGATTGTGATGGAGATGAGCAGCTATCAAATTGAAGCGGCGCAGCAGGTGGCTCCCCGTATCGGCATCTGGACGACCCTGACCCCCGATCACCTGGAGCGCCACGGCACCCTCGACGCCTACCGAGCGATCAAGCACGGTTTGCTCGCCCGATCCGAGCAGGCGGTCCTCAATGCCGATGACCCAGACCTCTGCCGCCACCACCACCAATGGCCTGCGGCCACCTGGGTGAGCACCAGCCCCACACCTCCTGTGCCCTGCACGCTCTGGATCGACCCAGAGCAATGGGTGTGCAGCCGCGAGCAGCGCTTGTTCCCTGCTGATGCACTGCCCTTACCCGGCAACCACAATCGCCAAAACATGTTGCTGGTCACGGCGGCGGCTCTCCATGCAGGCCTGCCACCCAGCGCCATCGAAGCTGCCTTGCGCTGCTTTTCCGGTGTCCCCCACAGGCTCGAACCCCTGGGACTGGTGAAGGGCATGCGGGTGTACAACGACAGCAAGGCCACCAACTACGACGCCGCTGCTGTCGGGCTCCGGGCCGTGGCAGCACCGGCGGTGGTGCTTGCCGGAGGTCAAACCAAACAGGGTGATGCCTCGGAATGGCTCAGCCTGCTGAAGGAGCGCGCTGCAGCTGTCGTGCTCTTCGGCCACGGCGCTCGCGAATTGAAGACCTTGATTGCGGGCGCGAGCTTTGACGGACAGGTCGCCCTGGTTGACACGTTGGATGCGGCCGTCAAAGAAGCCCTGGCACTGTCATCCGGCCAGCCGGCCCAGGCTCTACTGCTTTCGCCAGCCTGCGCGAGCTTTGACCAGTATTCCAATTTCGAGGAACGCGGCGAACACTTCCGCCAACTGATTAACGCTGCCCAACGCGCAAGCTGACCCCAATCAAGGCCAAGGATCAGCAGGCAATTCAGACCAGTAGATCAATCAGAAACCAGCGCTAAGCTCCGTTGACGGTGCACTGGACAGCAGCCATTCAATCGATGCGTTCGCCCAACTACTGGCTCATGAAAAGTGAGCCGGACGTCTATGGAATTCACCATCTCAAAAGCGAACAAACGACGCTCTGGGATGGAATTCGTAACTATCAGGCGCGCAATTTCATGCGCACCATGGCCGTTGGCGATCAGGCATTTTTTTATCACTCCAATTGCAAGCCACCGGGCATTGTGGGCCTGATGGAAGTGACTGAGCTGGGAATCGTGGACCCCACGCAGTTTGACCCGACATCCAAATACCACGATCCAGCCTCGAAGCCTGAATCGCCGCGCTGGGATTGCGTCCGCCTGCGTTATGTCGGGGAATTCGAAAGCATGCTCAGCCTTGATGCCCTGAAAGAGGCCTACACCGCGGAACAGCTCACGGTGGTGCGGCGCGGCAATCGCCTGTCGATCATGCCGGTGGCAACAACCATCGCCACCGACCTGCTGGAACGCCTTGGCCCACTCCAGTGAGCCAACCACGGCCATGGGTCGGGAACGCCTGCCTCTGAGCACTGTGTTGCCTCGGGCTTGGAGGGGATTCACCAGCGCTCCCTGGCCTTGCGTCGGCCTGTCGGGGCTGATTCTGAGCAGTGCTGCCGGGCTGGGAACTCTGGCGCGAGAACTTCAAGCGAATTCAAGTGCCTGGATTCGCCACAGCGGGGATTTGGTCTGGGTCTTGTCCCTGCTCGTGCCTCTCATCCTCATGCTTGGCCTTCTGCGCCTAGCCGACACCCTGTTGCCCAGCACAGGCCCCGATGACTGCGACGTTCCCCAGGCCAAGGAACGCATTCCATGGCTTTTGCGCCAATCTGTCGCCCTTGCCCTGATCGAAACCCTGATCCTGCTGGGAGGGATCACCACGCTGCGCGGCCTCGGCACAGCCCTGCTGGCCCACAGCGGCGTTCTGGCAGCAGTGGCACTGCTCGCGGGAGGAATCGCCCTGACCTCTTGGACCGCGGGGCAGGTGCTTGCCCTGCCACTTCTGATTCACCATGGCCACCGGCCCTTAGCGGCGATGGAGCACAGCCGCAAGCTCGTTCAACAAAATCGGCTGAAAGTGTTGGCGCTTCTGGGCCTCCTGGTCGGGCTCAATTTGATCGGACTGATGGGAGCCTGCCTGGGGCTACTCCTGACCCTGCCGTTAAGCGCCCTGATCCTGATGGCCAGCTGCCGGACTCAGACCCCCTGGAGGAAGGACTGACGGCTGAACATGTTGCCGACATAAAGGCGCGTAATCTCGCGGGACTCCACACCGTTCTGCACAAGGAACCCGGCCAGAGCGGCCTGAACCAAGCGGTATTGATCCCAATTGGGATAACGCTCGATAAAGCTGGCCATCGCCTGCTGCAGGGGCAGGGGGAGCTCGGCATGGAAGCTGACCACGGAATCGGCCACCAGCTCCGCGGAGACCTCCTGAGCGGGGCGGTCTACACCGACAACTGGAGCAGTATTCAGCGCCTGCATCGCTTCCGTCACCTGAATGTCTCCCATTCCGAAGTCCACGAACAGTAGTCAGTTCTCCACATCCGTCAGCCAACGTCAAGAAGGCCGAAACCAGGCCAATCCCAGCATTCTCCGGATGAGACCCCAGGCCCAGAGCCATTCCAGGACGGGCGATGCAGAAAATGCATCGAAAGAAACATCAGCCATCCGCCCGTCAAGACGCACCCATCAGAACCGCACCTTTTCCACAGGAGAGGCCCTGACGGGCCTTTTCAGACCCTTGACTGTGGAAAACCTGTGCAAGGCCAAGGGTCGATCCGTGGGGAAATCAATCAAAGCAGTTTGATTAGCCCTGCTTATTCTTTGTTGAATCCCAGGCCGTTCTCATCGCTGCCACAAACGCCTGCGCTGCTGGAGCTGGCCAGTGCGCTTCAAGACCACGGCAGCCGGGTGTGCCCTCCAGCACAACGCCAAGACTCCAGCGGTTGCGATCACCATCCAGGCAGCCCCACCAGAGATCGCGTTCCATCTCCAGTTCGATCGCTTCGTCCTCCATCAGCTGGGACTGAAGATCGCGATGTTGCTGCGTCAGCACCAAGATCAAGGCCACTAGGCCCTGCCACTCCGTCTCGGTGAGCTCGAACGCCCAACCTTCTCCACCGATCAAGGCAGAAAAATGCGGGCGGCTGCGGTCAAGGGCCAGGCGCCAGCCTGGCCCTTCCTGCTGAATCATCCAGGCAGCAGATCAGGCTGGTCCTGCTCATCGCTCAGCTCAACGATGGCGCGTTGCACCGGTTTGACGCTCGACTCCTCCAGCAGACCATCGAAGTCGTCAAAACGACGTTGCTTGGCGCGGAAGGCGATCCTGACAGTGGTGAGATAACGGTTGCTCGATTGACGAATCAAGCTCTCGCCACGCTTGGCCAGGTCTTTTGAATCCACACCTGCGCTGAACACGTTGTCCCTGGCATCGATCCACCATCTTAAGTGAGAAGGTCGCTTGGGAAGGGAACGTGCACCGGATAGGTGCGCTGAACACTGCCGGGTACGCGCAAAACGATCTGACGACCGATTCCCATCGCGGCCAGAGGTCGACGCAGCAACGACAACAACCCGCTGACCTCTTCGAGATGGCGAGCATCGAGGCACTCGATCCGAATGCTTCCCCAACTGCGCGACATCCTGCAATCGCGCAGCGGTTCCAACTGGGCCTTCAGCTCAGGCTCCTCCCGATAGAAGGACCAGACGAGTCGCTGCAAGCGATCCATGGAGATTCCCTCGTAACCTTCAGCTGCTCCCAACCTGCCCATG contains these protein-coding regions:
- a CDS encoding DNA-directed RNA polymerase subunit omega, which produces MFSAGVDSKDLAKRGESLIRQSSNRYLTTVRIAFRAKQRRFDDFDGLLEESSVKPVQRAIVELSDEQDQPDLLPG
- a CDS encoding EVE domain-containing protein is translated as MRSPNYWLMKSEPDVYGIHHLKSEQTTLWDGIRNYQARNFMRTMAVGDQAFFYHSNCKPPGIVGLMEVTELGIVDPTQFDPTSKYHDPASKPESPRWDCVRLRYVGEFESMLSLDALKEAYTAEQLTVVRRGNRLSIMPVATTIATDLLERLGPLQ
- the murD gene encoding UDP-N-acetylmuramoyl-L-alanine--D-glutamate ligase; translated protein: MKSSVVVGLGRSGVGAAKLLHSQGHQVTVLESQSKDSANASALRQLGVDVRLGCPLIPDPFASWTDPLDQVVISPGIPWDHPTLGSLRQQDIAVCGEMAVAWDALSHRPWIGITGTNGKTTVTHLLQHVLSHAGLQAPMAGNVGHSAAELALACSSGHLPQPDWIVMEMSSYQIEAAQQVAPRIGIWTTLTPDHLERHGTLDAYRAIKHGLLARSEQAVLNADDPDLCRHHHQWPAATWVSTSPTPPVPCTLWIDPEQWVCSREQRLFPADALPLPGNHNRQNMLLVTAAALHAGLPPSAIEAALRCFSGVPHRLEPLGLVKGMRVYNDSKATNYDAAAVGLRAVAAPAVVLAGGQTKQGDASEWLSLLKERAAAVVLFGHGARELKTLIAGASFDGQVALVDTLDAAVKEALALSSGQPAQALLLSPACASFDQYSNFEERGEHFRQLINAAQRAS
- the serA gene encoding phosphoglycerate dehydrogenase; the encoded protein is MTKVLVSDPIDQAGIDILSQVAQVDQRTGLSPEELKSIIGEYDALMIRSGTQVTADVIAAADKLRIVGRAGVGVDNVDVPAATQRGVLVVNSPEGNTIAAAEHALALLLSLSRHVPQAHASMREGAWDRKKYVGNELYKKVLGVVGLGKIGSHVAKVAKAMGMEVIAYDPFVSLERAQQMQVRLTQLPDLFSSADYITLHIPRTPDTENLVNAELLRSMKSTARLVNCARGGIIDEAALAEAIENGVIAGAGVDVFASEPLAEDSPLRKVQRGLVLTPHLGASTEEAQENVATDVAEQIRDVLLGLPARSAVNIPGLSAEIMERLKPHLQLAETLGLLISQLAGGQVEELEVRLQGEFSEHPSQPLVIAALKGLLSNALGERINYVNAALEAKARGIHVLEVKDEASRDFAGGSLQLTTRGSQGGHSVTGAVFADGELRVTTIDEFPVNVPPSRHMLFTRHRDMPGIIGQLGSVLGEHNVNIASMQVGRRIVRGDAVMVLSIDDPIPPTLLANINAIDGIQEAHPVTL
- a CDS encoding DUF1818 family protein; this translates as MIQQEGPGWRLALDRSRPHFSALIGGEGWAFELTETEWQGLVALILVLTQQHRDLQSQLMEDEAIELEMERDLWWGCLDGDRNRWSLGVVLEGTPGCRGLEAHWPAPAAQAFVAAMRTAWDSTKNKQG
- a CDS encoding DUF2811 domain-containing protein, with protein sequence MQALNTAPVVGVDRPAQEVSAELVADSVVSFHAELPLPLQQAMASFIERYPNWDQYRLVQAALAGFLVQNGVESREITRLYVGNMFSRQSFLQGV
- a CDS encoding photosystem II S4 domain protein; this encodes MRLPRQALLQGSQDPEGLDALIDVADQVLRTWQPQWSCFVSAPLREDAVQRLAVLTELQIHADGGRPEAERQRLLISRCEGGTVPQEEHPLPVMGLEVEGNFLFDPVDPHDMRAAILELGIEAGHLGDLWIRGDRGAQLLCTPEAAVALHGRSGRVRDVDIQLEERPVASLQLPQSRVPKRFASVEASCRLDAIASAGFGLSRAKVVDQIRSGRLRLNWQSVRQASKDLRVGDRLQLQDRGSVEVLALERTKKDRWRVHMERR